Proteins from a genomic interval of Acetobacterium woodii DSM 1030:
- a CDS encoding EAL domain-containing protein produces the protein MNDLKFKRTLPAVFRLLKAADEPAQILYYQNIITCLFISPLLFLSAIANVVICYFLGNGILNEFLINSGILFLLGLGFELISRIKLSGHLFDQLISFGLSFCLTFFVVRYYHLIGPAVWTIAFIMIILSLTRLKITMLYYLAVATFLCGLYVTFLLPIDNFQFAPVYFVFQNIFFAFVFILATAIYRLNLNRYDKAIERLNAVISQNEKISALYKKLHFAQKKLISQNKELKTSNLEIKENEKRLHFLAYYDSLTELPNRKMILERLQLLVKLSQQKKSIFYIVFIDLDNFKKINDSMGHLYGDDYLKYTAKRLQELVHEDDLLGRLGGDEFALIIQRNIKEAAAFNYVESLRNQLCDKIKTNCSEFKVSASFGISIFPQDGTDPIELLKSADTSMYKAKELGRNNIQFFKKDMKEAILNKIEMESQLFKAYENEEFFLEYQPQFNTIDDSIRGFEALIRWNSPHYGCVAPMNFISLAEETGLIINIGEWVLLTACREFNELQQRFNRNLCLSVNVSAIQIRDKNFVGIIKNVLAKTNINPQQLELEITESLFIDNMDETIKMLNEIKSLDIRISLDDFGTGFSSLSYLRRLPIDTLKIDKSFIDDLSDKDVSIRIVGDIISLGHNLDADIVAEGIENSTQLEYLKTNNCDCIQGFLFAKPMGVKDVEKLLQNTPSN, from the coding sequence TTGAACGACCTTAAATTCAAACGAACGTTGCCGGCTGTTTTTAGGTTATTAAAAGCAGCGGATGAACCGGCCCAGATCTTGTATTATCAAAATATTATTACCTGTCTGTTTATCTCCCCGCTGTTATTTTTAAGCGCCATTGCCAATGTCGTGATCTGCTACTTTTTAGGAAACGGCATTTTAAATGAATTCCTGATCAACAGCGGAATCCTTTTCTTGTTAGGCTTAGGTTTCGAACTGATTTCCCGAATAAAATTGAGCGGCCATTTGTTTGACCAGCTGATTTCCTTCGGACTATCCTTTTGCCTGACTTTTTTTGTCGTTCGTTATTATCATCTTATCGGTCCGGCCGTATGGACAATTGCTTTTATCATGATCATCCTTTCCTTGACCCGGCTGAAAATTACCATGCTTTATTATCTTGCTGTTGCCACTTTTTTGTGTGGTTTGTATGTCACTTTTTTGTTACCAATTGATAACTTTCAATTTGCACCGGTTTATTTTGTTTTCCAGAACATTTTTTTTGCTTTTGTTTTTATTCTGGCTACCGCTATCTATCGCCTCAATTTAAACCGCTATGACAAAGCAATCGAGCGCCTGAACGCCGTTATTTCCCAAAACGAAAAAATTTCAGCCCTTTATAAAAAACTTCATTTTGCCCAAAAAAAACTGATCTCCCAAAACAAAGAACTAAAAACCTCCAACCTGGAAATTAAAGAAAACGAAAAACGGCTTCATTTTCTGGCTTATTATGATAGTTTAACCGAACTCCCCAATCGCAAAATGATCCTTGAACGTTTGCAGTTACTTGTCAAATTATCACAACAAAAAAAGTCCATTTTTTATATTGTTTTTATCGATCTCGATAATTTCAAAAAAATCAATGACAGTATGGGCCATCTTTATGGTGATGATTATTTAAAATACACCGCTAAACGTCTGCAGGAACTTGTTCATGAAGATGATTTATTAGGTCGCTTAGGCGGCGATGAGTTTGCCTTAATCATTCAACGAAACATCAAAGAAGCGGCGGCCTTTAATTATGTTGAATCGCTACGAAATCAGCTCTGTGATAAAATAAAAACCAATTGTTCCGAATTTAAGGTCAGCGCCAGCTTTGGGATCTCGATCTTTCCTCAGGATGGCACCGACCCCATCGAGCTACTTAAAAGTGCCGACACCTCGATGTATAAAGCCAAAGAACTGGGACGAAATAATATCCAGTTTTTTAAAAAAGATATGAAAGAAGCGATTCTCAATAAAATCGAAATGGAATCACAACTTTTTAAAGCCTATGAAAACGAGGAGTTTTTTTTGGAATACCAACCGCAATTTAATACGATCGACGATAGTATTCGCGGTTTTGAGGCGCTGATCCGTTGGAACTCCCCCCATTATGGATGTGTCGCCCCGATGAATTTCATCTCGCTAGCCGAAGAAACCGGTTTGATTATCAACATTGGCGAATGGGTCCTGTTAACCGCCTGCCGAGAATTTAATGAATTACAACAACGTTTTAATCGAAATCTCTGCTTGTCGGTAAATGTTTCCGCCATCCAAATCCGCGATAAAAATTTTGTCGGGATTATAAAAAATGTGCTTGCCAAAACCAACATCAATCCTCAACAATTGGAGTTAGAAATAACTGAATCACTTTTTATTGACAACATGGACGAAACCATTAAAATGCTCAATGAAATAAAATCGTTAGACATCCGGATTTCCCTGGATGATTTTGGCACCGGCTTTTCATCGCTTAGTTATCTAAGACGACTCCCCATTGATACCTTAAAAATTGATAAATCGTTTATTGATGATCTCTCCGACAAAGATGTTTCGATTCGCATCGTTGGTGATATTATTTCACTGGGACATAACCTTGATGCGGATATTGTTGCCGAAGGTATTGAAAACAGTACCCAACTGGAATATTTAAAAACCAACAACTGTGATTGTATCCAGGGGTTTTTATTTGCCAAACCGATGGGCGTAAAAGACGTCGAGAAATTATTGCAAAACACCCCCTCCAACTAA
- a CDS encoding bifunctional lysylphosphatidylglycerol flippase/synthetase MprF, translating to MNIFLKRQVQNFAILLVVIIGFGNLFAALPLKFAKAFERVYINVLDPNVVITHGVLSFMLGLLMLLLAYSLYQRVRNAWFVEVIVLVATLVLQVVRLHRFTVPIVMVELFVLVVLLVSYKDFLRLSNRVTLKWAFIFIGVSFALLLANASFGLYIMRAQINDVHTIYNALLGSINLLIFMDTSVLDIKNNLGQIYADSLIIINWICIFASVVLLMKPLVFDYIHDKHDKEKVRNIVLKYGQNPMSYLSLENDKRYFFSKKSEAVCSYTIVGKVLVCCGDIICDRKDGFIFLTELIEFAKQNGWDILLLNVTNYFLDLYQVAQFGILKYGEDACFKLSEYNLSGGKVAKVRAAINHANRKGIFVKEYQPLILRDLAIEKEIMEISENWLQNKKNPEMRFMLGSIGLENPLDRRYFYAKNSDDQMLGFVVFLPYLNGSSYLAEVTRRKSDAPQGVMEKIIYEAFQIMKEEGVQFVNMGLSPLYNIDSESGFNEKLFAYIYDNMNEAFDFKALHHAKEKYAPTDWESRYLAYYPKPFSLHYAHAIIKAQNPGKLSKVILNQLKSENEKKDHQEIKN from the coding sequence GTGAATATATTTTTAAAAAGACAGGTTCAGAATTTTGCTATTTTGCTGGTGGTAATCATTGGATTTGGCAATCTATTTGCGGCATTACCGCTAAAATTTGCCAAAGCGTTTGAACGTGTTTATATCAACGTGCTTGATCCTAATGTTGTGATTACTCATGGGGTATTATCGTTTATGTTGGGGCTGCTGATGCTTTTGCTGGCCTACAGCTTGTACCAAAGGGTTCGTAATGCATGGTTTGTGGAAGTCATTGTATTGGTTGCGACGCTGGTTTTACAGGTTGTTCGGCTGCACCGTTTTACAGTGCCGATTGTGATGGTTGAATTGTTTGTTTTAGTGGTTTTGTTGGTTTCTTATAAAGATTTCCTCAGATTGTCGAACCGGGTTACTTTGAAATGGGCATTTATATTTATCGGCGTTTCATTTGCCTTACTGCTTGCCAATGCTTCGTTCGGGTTATATATCATGAGGGCACAGATCAACGACGTGCATACAATTTATAATGCGCTGCTCGGTTCGATCAATCTGTTGATCTTTATGGATACCAGTGTTTTGGATATAAAAAACAATTTGGGTCAAATCTATGCCGATTCATTGATTATCATCAATTGGATTTGTATTTTTGCTTCAGTGGTGTTGCTGATGAAACCGCTTGTTTTTGACTATATCCATGATAAGCATGACAAGGAAAAGGTGCGAAATATCGTCTTAAAATATGGACAAAACCCGATGTCTTATCTTTCTCTGGAAAATGATAAACGCTATTTTTTCAGCAAAAAAAGCGAAGCGGTTTGTTCATACACCATTGTCGGAAAGGTTTTAGTCTGTTGTGGTGATATTATTTGTGATCGCAAGGATGGTTTTATTTTTTTGACAGAATTGATCGAATTTGCCAAACAAAATGGTTGGGATATTTTATTACTTAATGTAACTAATTATTTTCTTGACTTATATCAGGTGGCGCAGTTTGGAATTCTAAAATATGGTGAAGATGCCTGCTTTAAACTCTCCGAATATAATCTTTCCGGCGGGAAGGTGGCGAAAGTAAGAGCTGCCATCAATCATGCCAATCGAAAGGGAATTTTTGTAAAAGAATACCAGCCGTTAATTTTACGGGATTTAGCGATCGAAAAAGAAATTATGGAAATCTCGGAAAATTGGTTGCAAAATAAAAAGAATCCGGAAATGCGTTTTATGCTGGGGAGCATTGGGCTTGAAAATCCACTGGATCGGCGTTATTTTTATGCTAAAAATAGTGATGATCAAATGTTGGGGTTTGTCGTTTTTTTGCCATATTTGAACGGTTCAAGTTATCTGGCCGAAGTCACGCGAAGAAAAAGTGATGCCCCTCAGGGAGTGATGGAAAAAATAATTTATGAAGCATTTCAGATTATGAAGGAGGAAGGGGTTCAGTTTGTTAATATGGGGCTTTCGCCGCTATATAATATCGATTCAGAGAGTGGATTTAACGAAAAGTTATTTGCCTATATTTATGACAATATGAATGAAGCTTTTGATTTTAAAGCTTTACACCATGCCAAAGAAAAGTATGCGCCAACCGATTGGGAGAGTCGCTATCTGGCTTATTATCCCAAACCTTTTTCGCTGCATTATGCCCATGCAATCATCAAAGCACAAAACCCGGGGAAATTATCTAAAGTTATTTTAAATCAATTAAAATCAGAAAATGAAAAAAAGGATCATCAAGAGATAAAAAATTAA
- a CDS encoding FtsX-like permease family protein translates to MNKLFYPKLALVNLKKNGNTYIPYILTCIGSIIAFYSIVSIQSNKGLDAMQGADSLKMLLFLGIIVIGIFAVIFLFYTNSFLIKRRKKELGLYSILGMEKKHIARVLFYETLFVTVVSLSLGLLGGILIGKLMFLILLNLAHIKSPLAFNIDWMSLFYTTVVFLGIFGLTLVTNFLQVKLSNPIDLLRGGEHGEKEPKSSWVMTLIGVVSLGIGYTIALTVKDPIEAILLFFVAVLFVIVGTYALFTSGSVTLLKALKKNKKFYYQSRNFISVSGMIYRMKQNAVGLANICILSTMVLVTITTTVSLYIGQESMRRDYYPMDISIIGDPESTNFSDIEQMVTAAKTKANIEMFDELSFDMSTFTAFQEGSHFLPDMEENTDLQYYNTISKITTIPLADYNRMTNQNKTLAENEVMIFSEGENYQESMVVFGESQFLVVEQLETIPMDFKKKLITGNGYYLIVKDQQIMTAIYNTMNENKEDNTPVISHALMFNLEGNEADINLFSDNMKTSINEINPAIKVGNIYESLAELYGIFGGFLFLGVFLGAMFMMATVLIIYFKQISEGYEDSGRFEIMQKVGMDKTEVKKTIGKQILMVFFLPLVGAIIHVAFAFPVITKMLAAFRLTNVWLILGCTLTVVVIYALVYTVVYLLTARSYYKMIH, encoded by the coding sequence TTGAATAAACTATTTTATCCTAAGCTGGCATTGGTCAATCTCAAAAAAAATGGGAACACCTATATTCCCTATATCCTGACCTGCATCGGATCAATCATTGCTTTTTATAGCATCGTTTCGATCCAAAGTAATAAAGGGCTGGATGCAATGCAAGGTGCCGATAGTTTAAAAATGCTCTTATTCCTGGGGATTATTGTCATTGGGATCTTTGCTGTGATTTTTCTTTTTTATACCAATAGTTTTTTAATTAAACGTCGAAAAAAGGAATTGGGATTATATAGTATTTTGGGAATGGAAAAAAAACATATTGCCAGAGTGCTGTTTTATGAAACGCTTTTTGTAACGGTAGTCAGTTTGAGTTTGGGACTCCTTGGTGGTATTCTGATTGGCAAACTGATGTTTCTGATTCTTTTGAACCTGGCTCATATTAAAAGCCCGCTTGCTTTTAATATTGATTGGATGAGTTTATTTTATACAACGGTAGTTTTTTTAGGGATTTTTGGATTGACTCTGGTGACTAATTTTTTGCAGGTGAAACTCAGTAATCCCATCGATTTATTAAGAGGCGGGGAACATGGCGAAAAAGAACCAAAATCATCATGGGTGATGACGCTTATTGGGGTGGTTTCTTTAGGAATCGGATATACGATTGCGTTAACGGTTAAAGACCCGATTGAAGCGATATTACTGTTCTTTGTAGCGGTGTTATTTGTAATTGTCGGCACCTATGCGTTGTTTACATCCGGGAGTGTGACACTTTTAAAAGCTTTGAAAAAAAATAAAAAGTTTTATTATCAGTCGCGAAATTTCATTTCGGTTTCCGGGATGATTTACCGGATGAAACAAAATGCGGTGGGTTTGGCAAACATCTGTATTCTCAGTACGATGGTTTTGGTGACGATCACTACCACGGTATCTTTATACATTGGTCAGGAAAGTATGCGGCGGGACTATTACCCGATGGATATCAGTATTATCGGTGATCCGGAAAGTACCAATTTTTCGGATATTGAACAAATGGTGACAGCCGCAAAAACAAAAGCAAATATCGAAATGTTTGATGAATTATCATTTGATATGAGTACCTTTACGGCATTTCAGGAAGGGAGCCATTTTCTGCCGGATATGGAGGAAAACACGGATCTCCAATATTATAATACCATTAGTAAGATCACAACGATACCACTGGCAGATTATAATCGGATGACGAATCAAAACAAAACCTTGGCCGAAAATGAAGTGATGATTTTTTCGGAAGGCGAAAATTATCAAGAATCGATGGTGGTGTTTGGAGAAAGTCAGTTTTTGGTTGTTGAACAATTAGAAACGATCCCGATGGATTTTAAAAAGAAGTTGATTACGGGGAATGGTTATTATCTGATCGTCAAGGATCAACAAATCATGACAGCCATTTATAATACCATGAATGAAAATAAAGAGGATAACACGCCGGTGATTAGCCATGCGCTAATGTTTAATTTAGAAGGCAATGAGGCGGATATCAATCTTTTCTCGGACAACATGAAAACTTCAATTAACGAGATCAATCCGGCGATTAAAGTCGGAAATATTTATGAATCATTGGCTGAGCTTTATGGAATATTTGGAGGATTTTTGTTTTTAGGGGTGTTTCTGGGAGCAATGTTTATGATGGCGACGGTTTTGATTATCTACTTTAAACAGATTTCCGAAGGTTATGAAGACAGCGGGCGGTTTGAAATTATGCAAAAGGTCGGCATGGATAAAACCGAAGTTAAAAAAACCATTGGCAAGCAGATATTGATGGTATTTTTTCTTCCTCTGGTAGGCGCGATTATCCACGTGGCTTTTGCTTTCCCGGTGATTACCAAAATGCTGGCCGCTTTCAGGTTGACCAACGTTTGGCTTATTTTGGGCTGTACCCTGACGGTCGTGGTAATTTATGCCTTGGTCTATACCGTTGTTTATCTGCTTACGGCCAGATCTTATTATAAGATGATTCATTAA
- a CDS encoding ABC transporter ATP-binding protein has protein sequence MQLLEVKNLKKIYTTRFGGNQVQALSNVNFSVEQGEYLAIMGESGSGKTTLLNILASLDKPTSGEVLLNGKNIVTIKESEISAFRRDNLGFVFQDFNLLETFSIQDNIFLPLVLAQKNYQEMNQRLQPLAKRLEIEAILAKFPYEISGGQKQRAAVARALITNPKLVLADEPTGALDSKAAMNLLKMFSAINDLGQTILMVTHSVLAASHANRVLFIKDGEIFNQIYRGSMSNDDMYQKISYTLSVLASGGENLE, from the coding sequence ATGCAATTACTTGAAGTGAAAAATTTAAAAAAGATTTATACGACCCGGTTCGGCGGAAACCAGGTTCAGGCTTTATCGAATGTTAATTTTTCTGTCGAACAAGGTGAATACCTGGCGATCATGGGCGAATCCGGATCGGGAAAAACAACGCTCCTTAACATTTTGGCCTCATTGGATAAACCGACCAGTGGTGAGGTATTGTTAAATGGCAAAAACATTGTCACCATTAAGGAAAGTGAAATATCAGCTTTCCGGCGTGATAATCTGGGTTTTGTTTTTCAGGATTTTAATTTATTGGAGACCTTTTCGATTCAGGATAATATCTTTTTGCCGTTGGTGCTGGCGCAAAAAAATTATCAGGAAATGAATCAGCGGCTGCAACCTCTGGCCAAACGGCTGGAAATTGAAGCGATTTTAGCAAAATTCCCTTACGAGATATCCGGGGGACAAAAGCAGCGGGCGGCGGTAGCCAGAGCGCTAATTACCAATCCTAAACTGGTTCTGGCCGATGAACCTACCGGCGCCTTGGATTCCAAGGCGGCCATGAATTTACTGAAGATGTTTTCAGCAATTAATGACCTGGGCCAAACGATTTTGATGGTAACGCATTCCGTTTTGGCAGCCAGTCATGCCAACCGGGTTTTGTTTATCAAGGACGGTGAGATTTTCAATCAGATCTATCGGGGTTCCATGAGTAATGACGATATGTATCAAAAAATCTCTTACACCTTATCAGTGTTGGCTTCCGGGGGTGAAAATCTTGAATAA
- a CDS encoding sensor histidine kinase: MKTSVKLIVKAYLKSRIRVIIVFGLFMMIFIVVHGLYHLPLEPIVYSMELIITLTVIFSSLDFIRFYKKHQVLSDLEKIISIDVNQLPKSGDLLESDYQTIIKDLAENRAELISQFDNRQTEMIDYYTLWAHQIKTPISAMGLLLQADEENNQQNRAYQQELFKIEQYVEMVLQYLRLESMSSDLTLIEYDLADLVKQAVKKYSIIFINKKISLDLKVENCRVVTDEKWLVFVLEQIISNALKYTNQGKILIYMDTQKEKTLIIEDTGVGIHAEDIQRIFDRGFTGYNGRMDKKSTGIGLYLCRQVLNKLSHSIMVTSQVGKGTQVRINLETQRFEAF; this comes from the coding sequence ATGAAAACATCCGTTAAATTGATTGTTAAGGCTTACCTGAAAAGTCGGATCAGGGTTATTATCGTCTTTGGTTTATTTATGATGATCTTTATAGTGGTACATGGATTGTATCATTTGCCGTTGGAGCCAATCGTTTATAGCATGGAACTGATTATTACTTTGACGGTAATATTTTCAAGTCTGGATTTTATCCGCTTTTATAAAAAACATCAGGTTCTTTCTGATCTGGAAAAGATCATCAGTATTGATGTCAATCAATTACCAAAATCCGGCGATCTGTTGGAATCTGATTACCAGACAATTATCAAAGATTTGGCTGAAAATCGGGCCGAACTTATTTCTCAATTTGATAATCGGCAAACGGAGATGATTGATTATTATACTTTATGGGCTCATCAGATAAAAACGCCGATTTCCGCGATGGGGTTATTACTTCAAGCGGATGAGGAAAACAACCAGCAGAATCGCGCTTATCAGCAGGAGCTTTTTAAAATTGAGCAATATGTCGAAATGGTGTTGCAATATTTGCGGCTTGAAAGCATGTCGTCTGATTTGACGTTAATCGAATATGATTTAGCGGATCTGGTCAAGCAAGCGGTCAAAAAATATAGCATTATTTTCATCAATAAAAAAATTTCACTCGACTTGAAGGTGGAAAACTGTCGGGTGGTCACCGACGAAAAATGGCTGGTTTTTGTGCTGGAGCAAATTATTTCAAATGCGCTAAAATATACAAATCAGGGAAAAATTCTTATTTATATGGACACCCAAAAAGAAAAAACGTTGATTATTGAAGATACTGGGGTAGGTATTCACGCTGAAGATATTCAGCGTATTTTTGATCGTGGTTTTACGGGCTATAATGGTCGGATGGATAAAAAATCGACAGGAATTGGTCTTTATCTGTGCCGACAAGTATTAAATAAGTTATCCCATTCGATCATGGTAACATCTCAAGTAGGGAAAGGAACACAAGTTAGGATTAACCTGGAAACCCAACGGTTTGAAGCTTTTTAA
- a CDS encoding response regulator transcription factor, translating to MYKILIVEDDQVIANALKRHFEKWELEARTIEDFQHILEVFVDYEPQLVLLDISLPFFNGYHWCNEIRKISKVPIVFISSSSDNMNIVMAMNMGGDDFIAKPFDLSVMVAKIQALLRRTYSFQGQVNHLEHRGAILNLNDASMIYQDQKVELSKNEFKMLQILLENKGKVVSRDVIMKRLWDSDFFVDDNTLTVNIARLRKKLDEMGLNEFIVTKKGIGYLIGD from the coding sequence ATGTATAAAATACTAATTGTAGAAGATGATCAGGTGATTGCGAACGCCCTTAAAAGACATTTTGAGAAATGGGAGCTTGAAGCTCGAACAATTGAAGATTTCCAACATATTTTAGAAGTGTTTGTCGATTATGAGCCGCAACTTGTTTTACTTGATATCTCGTTACCTTTTTTTAATGGTTATCATTGGTGTAATGAAATCCGCAAGATATCAAAAGTACCGATTGTTTTTATTTCATCAAGCAGTGATAACATGAATATTGTTATGGCGATGAATATGGGGGGCGATGATTTTATTGCCAAACCCTTTGATTTATCAGTTATGGTTGCCAAAATTCAAGCCTTGCTTAGACGGACCTATTCTTTTCAGGGGCAGGTCAATCATTTAGAACACCGGGGAGCAATTTTGAACCTCAACGATGCGAGTATGATCTATCAAGATCAAAAGGTCGAGCTTAGTAAAAATGAATTTAAAATGTTGCAGATTTTGTTGGAAAATAAGGGCAAGGTAGTATCCCGGGATGTCATTATGAAACGACTCTGGGACAGTGATTTTTTTGTCGATGATAATACCTTAACGGTAAATATCGCACGACTTCGAAAAAAGCTGGATGAGATGGGACTGAATGAATTTATTGTCACTAAAAAAGGGATTGGTTATTTAATAGGAGACTAA
- a CDS encoding HD domain-containing phosphohydrolase — translation MIENFFKIDTKQVSVGYSNHEIICDDQGNPKDYKFINMNNFYERLLNRKKEELLGKTAVSLFPEITQEWLNVCGNVALNGEPVHFQNYLGRLKKYFDITIYSPQPRQFVIIAVDITDQKNLENALKESETRMHAVATSANDAILIMDSMGLITFWNPAAKNIFGYSAAEAIGQNLHNLIAPAKYHKSYNSAFSIFKKTGKGPAIGKALDFESCRKDKTKIYVQLSLSAIRINNEWHSVGLIRDITVQKHSADLLKQSEMRLIAAQKMAHVGNWELDLSTNKMWASEEACNIYGIAYHDTYLPQDLTRKYTLPEYHSKLDTAWTNLIFNNAAYDIEFQIKNQKNGEIRYVHSIGNLIRDDYGNPSKVLGTIQDVTNIKLKEAKILDLSFHDQLTGLYNRRFYKEELKRMDLKRNLPLTILMGDINGLKLINDSFGHDVGDTLLKKAATILTKCCRTNDIISRIGGDEFVILLPQTDRFETEQLIKRIKIRASQEKVASIDISISFGYETMVYETENVKDVFKKAEDHMYHNKLFESPSLRSKTIDTIMKTLYEKNIREEQHSHRVSTLCQSMGETLGFPEHKIKELKTVGLLHDIGKIAIDEKILNKPDKLTNDEWLEIKRHSEIGYRILSTVNEMSEIAEYVLAHHEKWDGNGYPKGLKGNEIPLESRIITISDAYDAMTSKRTYQRKMQVTEAITELQKNAGIQFDPGLVMLFIEKVIKTEVPVTPE, via the coding sequence ATGATAGAAAACTTCTTTAAGATAGATACTAAACAGGTTTCCGTTGGTTATTCAAACCATGAAATCATTTGTGATGATCAGGGTAATCCCAAGGACTATAAATTTATCAATATGAATAATTTCTATGAACGTCTATTGAACCGAAAAAAGGAAGAACTCCTGGGTAAAACGGCAGTTTCGTTATTTCCTGAAATTACTCAAGAATGGCTTAATGTCTGTGGAAACGTTGCCTTAAACGGAGAACCTGTTCATTTTCAGAACTATTTAGGGCGACTGAAAAAATACTTTGATATAACAATATATTCACCACAACCGAGACAATTTGTAATTATTGCGGTCGATATCACTGATCAAAAGAATTTGGAAAATGCTTTAAAAGAAAGTGAAACACGCATGCACGCAGTCGCAACTTCTGCCAATGATGCCATATTAATAATGGATTCAATGGGCTTGATTACATTTTGGAATCCCGCCGCAAAAAATATTTTTGGTTATTCTGCTGCTGAAGCGATCGGTCAAAACCTCCATAATTTAATTGCTCCAGCCAAATATCACAAGTCCTACAATTCCGCTTTTTCAATCTTTAAAAAAACCGGCAAAGGCCCGGCAATTGGCAAAGCACTTGACTTTGAATCTTGCCGAAAAGATAAAACTAAAATTTATGTTCAATTATCACTTTCCGCTATTCGCATAAATAATGAATGGCATTCGGTTGGGCTGATTCGCGATATTACGGTCCAAAAACATTCAGCTGATTTATTAAAGCAAAGCGAAATGCGCTTAATCGCCGCCCAAAAAATGGCCCATGTCGGGAATTGGGAGCTGGATCTTTCCACAAATAAAATGTGGGCTTCGGAAGAAGCTTGCAACATCTATGGTATTGCTTATCATGATACCTATCTTCCGCAAGATTTGACTCGTAAATATACACTTCCTGAATATCATTCTAAACTAGATACCGCATGGACCAATCTAATATTTAACAACGCCGCTTATGATATTGAGTTTCAAATCAAGAACCAGAAAAACGGTGAAATTCGTTATGTTCATTCAATTGGCAATTTAATCCGGGATGACTATGGCAACCCCAGCAAAGTTCTCGGTACCATACAAGACGTAACCAACATTAAACTAAAGGAAGCAAAAATATTAGATCTCAGCTTTCATGATCAATTAACCGGTTTATATAATCGCAGATTTTATAAAGAAGAACTCAAACGAATGGACCTAAAAAGAAATCTACCATTAACAATATTAATGGGCGATATCAATGGCTTAAAACTGATCAATGATTCTTTTGGACATGATGTGGGCGATACGCTTCTTAAAAAAGCGGCCACAATCCTAACAAAATGTTGCCGTACAAACGATATTATTTCTAGAATCGGCGGCGATGAATTTGTCATTTTACTACCTCAAACCGATCGTTTTGAAACCGAACAACTCATCAAACGCATCAAAATCCGAGCGTCTCAAGAAAAAGTTGCGTCAATCGATATTTCAATTTCCTTTGGTTATGAAACAATGGTTTATGAAACGGAAAATGTCAAAGATGTCTTTAAAAAAGCTGAAGATCATATGTATCATAACAAACTTTTTGAAAGTCCCAGCCTTAGAAGCAAAACGATTGATACCATTATGAAAACCCTTTATGAAAAAAACATCCGCGAAGAACAACATTCCCATCGCGTTTCAACCCTATGCCAAAGCATGGGAGAGACGCTGGGATTTCCCGAACATAAAATTAAAGAACTCAAAACGGTTGGTTTATTACATGATATCGGGAAAATAGCGATTGACGAAAAAATACTCAATAAGCCAGATAAACTAACAAACGATGAATGGTTGGAAATCAAACGTCACTCAGAAATTGGTTATCGTATTCTGAGTACCGTTAATGAAATGTCCGAAATCGCTGAGTATGTCCTGGCGCACCATGAAAAATGGGATGGCAATGGTTATCCAAAAGGCTTAAAAGGTAATGAGATCCCTTTGGAATCGCGGATCATCACCATCTCCGATGCCTATGATGCGATGACCTCCAAAAGAACGTATCAACGTAAAATGCAAGTCACCGAAGCAATCACGGAATTACAAAAAAATGCTGGTATTCAATTTGATCCAGGCTTGGTAATGCTATTTATTGAAAAAGTCATTAAAACTGAGGTACCTGTTACTCCCGAGTAA